A region from the Paenibacillus humicola genome encodes:
- a CDS encoding ABC transporter ATP-binding protein yields MAVRPVRLEIKDLLVGYNSQGRQTIALKDVNLKVGDGEFVSVVGPSGCGKSTLLRVVSGLLKPLSGEALVDNRPITDVPDHIGMVFQNDALLPWKSILDNIRLPLVIKKMSKAEQEKEAMRLIRMVGLEGFEHFYPKQLSGGMRKRVALARTFAYDPSIYLMDEPFGPLDAQTRVVIGEQFLKMWEAVGKSVLFITHDIEEAVALSDRVVVMSKRPGRIKAEFTVDIERPRPFYEIRFDPRFRELQREIWESLSEEE; encoded by the coding sequence ATGGCTGTCAGGCCTGTCAGACTGGAGATTAAAGATTTGCTGGTTGGATATAATTCGCAAGGCCGGCAAACGATAGCATTAAAGGATGTTAATTTAAAGGTGGGCGACGGCGAATTCGTCTCCGTCGTCGGACCGAGCGGCTGCGGTAAATCGACGCTGCTTCGAGTCGTTTCGGGGCTTCTGAAGCCGCTGTCCGGTGAAGCGCTCGTCGATAATCGGCCGATAACCGACGTTCCCGACCATATCGGCATGGTATTCCAGAACGACGCCTTGCTGCCGTGGAAATCCATTCTCGATAACATCCGCCTGCCGCTTGTGATCAAAAAAATGTCGAAAGCCGAACAGGAAAAGGAAGCGATGCGGCTCATCCGCATGGTGGGACTTGAAGGCTTCGAGCATTTTTATCCGAAGCAGCTGTCGGGCGGCATGCGCAAACGGGTCGCGCTTGCGCGCACCTTTGCCTACGATCCGTCCATTTATTTAATGGACGAGCCTTTCGGTCCGCTCGATGCCCAGACTCGCGTGGTGATCGGGGAGCAATTCCTGAAAATGTGGGAAGCCGTCGGCAAAAGCGTCCTGTTCATTACGCACGATATCGAAGAGGCGGTCGCGCTGTCGGACCGCGTGGTCGTGATGTCGAAACGGCCGGGCCGGATCAAGGCCGAATTTACGGTCGATATCGAACGTCCGCGTCCGTTTTACGAAATTCGTTTTGATCCGCGTTTCAGGGAACTGCAGCGTGAAATATGGGAGAGTCTGTCAGAAGAGGAATAG
- a CDS encoding UbiD family decarboxylase, whose protein sequence is MAKDLRTYLRELSERTPDQLKVVDQEVNPRFGITGYAAKLAEQGQYPGLLFTNVEGADPDISCISNLLTDYDRIALYLDCDVQDIPRVYGERLNNKVAPVVVERESAPVKEVVLRGDEIDLGKLPIPVHNRLDGGPYLSAGVMVIKDPETNITNAGIYRHHIFGKNEMGVWFLGAHHGGLIFNKYKKAGKPAPIAIVLGHHPAFVMGAVSRLQGMGGEYEAAGALMGEPLELVKAEMSDLMVPARAELVLEGEILPDEMHPEGPFGEWPGHYLGGGSVPLIRITCITRRKHAIFQDIVASGREHLVVGAVPRMGSIYQAVKDAVPSLKSVNVPHYCRMNCYLSLDKERDSDVKKAAFAALNTEQENLRAIVVVDSDINVFNGEEVAWAMGTRFDAVNDLTVIPKWNGPGGLLPTNWEYLPDGTHKAKMSSAVIVDATKPAPPIPYPERTRVPKEFADAADVKAIRELTREEKGKWFD, encoded by the coding sequence ATGGCAAAGGATCTTCGCACGTATTTGCGGGAGCTGTCGGAGCGCACTCCCGATCAATTGAAGGTTGTCGACCAGGAAGTGAATCCGCGCTTCGGCATTACGGGCTATGCGGCCAAGCTGGCCGAGCAGGGGCAATACCCGGGACTGCTGTTCACCAATGTGGAAGGCGCGGACCCGGACATATCGTGTATTTCCAACCTGCTGACCGACTACGACCGCATCGCGTTATATTTGGACTGCGACGTGCAGGATATCCCGCGGGTATACGGCGAGCGGCTGAACAATAAAGTCGCTCCGGTCGTCGTTGAGCGCGAGTCGGCGCCGGTGAAGGAAGTGGTGCTGCGCGGCGACGAGATCGACCTCGGCAAGCTGCCGATTCCCGTTCACAACCGGCTGGACGGCGGTCCTTATTTGTCGGCCGGCGTTATGGTCATCAAAGACCCGGAGACGAATATTACAAATGCGGGGATTTATCGTCACCATATTTTCGGCAAAAACGAAATGGGCGTCTGGTTTCTCGGCGCCCATCACGGCGGCCTTATTTTTAACAAATACAAAAAAGCCGGCAAGCCGGCTCCGATCGCGATCGTGCTCGGACACCACCCCGCTTTCGTCATGGGCGCTGTTTCCCGTCTGCAAGGAATGGGCGGCGAATACGAAGCGGCGGGCGCGCTTATGGGCGAGCCGCTCGAGCTCGTGAAAGCGGAGATGTCTGATCTAATGGTTCCGGCCAGAGCCGAGCTCGTGCTCGAGGGCGAAATTTTGCCGGACGAGATGCATCCGGAAGGCCCGTTCGGCGAATGGCCGGGGCATTACCTCGGCGGCGGTTCCGTCCCGCTCATCCGCATTACATGCATTACGCGCCGCAAGCACGCGATCTTCCAGGATATCGTCGCTTCGGGACGCGAGCATCTGGTCGTCGGCGCCGTCCCGCGGATGGGAAGCATTTATCAGGCGGTCAAAGACGCGGTTCCGAGCCTGAAATCGGTCAACGTGCCGCACTACTGCCGGATGAACTGCTATTTGTCGCTGGACAAGGAACGGGATTCGGACGTGAAGAAAGCGGCGTTCGCCGCGCTGAACACGGAGCAGGAGAACCTGCGCGCGATCGTCGTCGTGGATTCGGATATTAACGTATTCAACGGCGAAGAGGTCGCTTGGGCGATGGGCACGCGCTTTGACGCCGTGAACGACCTGACGGTCATTCCGAAATGGAACGGACCGGGCGGGCTGCTTCCGACCAACTGGGAATACCTTCCGGACGGAACGCACAAGGCGAAAATGTCGAGCGCGGTTATCGTCGACGCGACGAAGCCGGCGCCGCCGATTCCGTACCCGGAACGGACGCGCGTGCCGAAGGAATTCGCGGACGCCGCCGATGTTAAAGCGATTCGCGAATTGACGCGGGAAGAGAAAGGCAAGTGGTTTGACTAA
- a CDS encoding biotin-dependent carboxyltransferase family protein — MSVRILKPGLLTTIQDRGRFGAQKYGIIVSGPMDSYALRIANLLVGNDEAAAGLEMTIVGPEIEFEAPALLSVCGGDLSPSLNGNPVPLWRTIFAPEGSRLEFGELKKGCRAYLAVAGGFDVPVEMSSRSTYLRAGIGGWEGRPLQQGDRIPVGELPPRSLSLLRKLRRGAGKEDTAVSPWSLSADLLPAYAPDPVIRVIDGAERELFDEESVSRFFSETYRVLPQSDRMGYRISGGKLKLKEQAELISSPVTFGTIQVPADGDPIVLMADRQTTGGYPRIAQVISADLPLLAQVNLGGKVRFRSVSLKEAQQHAVIGERKVRTLRHGLVLQSVN; from the coding sequence ATGAGCGTACGCATTCTCAAACCGGGCTTGCTGACGACGATCCAGGACCGCGGCCGTTTCGGCGCGCAGAAATACGGGATCATCGTAAGCGGGCCGATGGATTCTTACGCGCTTCGCATCGCCAATTTGCTCGTCGGCAACGACGAGGCTGCCGCCGGTCTGGAAATGACGATCGTCGGTCCGGAAATCGAATTCGAGGCCCCTGCGCTTCTGTCCGTATGCGGAGGCGACTTGTCACCGTCGTTGAACGGGAATCCGGTTCCGCTGTGGCGAACGATTTTTGCGCCGGAAGGGAGCAGACTTGAATTCGGCGAGCTGAAGAAGGGCTGCCGCGCCTATTTGGCGGTCGCCGGCGGATTCGACGTACCGGTCGAGATGAGCAGCCGCTCGACGTATCTGCGGGCGGGCATCGGCGGCTGGGAGGGACGGCCGCTGCAGCAGGGCGACCGAATCCCCGTCGGGGAACTGCCGCCTCGCAGTTTGAGTCTGCTGCGGAAGCTGAGGCGCGGGGCGGGAAAGGAAGATACCGCGGTCAGCCCATGGTCCTTGTCGGCCGATTTGCTTCCGGCATATGCTCCGGATCCGGTCATCCGGGTAATCGACGGCGCGGAGAGGGAGCTGTTCGACGAGGAGAGCGTCAGCCGCTTCTTCAGCGAAACGTACCGGGTTTTGCCGCAGTCGGACCGTATGGGCTACCGCATATCAGGCGGGAAATTGAAGCTGAAGGAGCAGGCGGAATTGATTTCCTCGCCGGTTACGTTCGGAACCATTCAGGTCCCGGCCGACGGGGACCCGATCGTGCTGATGGCGGACCGGCAGACGACAGGCGGATACCCCCGGATCGCGCAGGTGATTTCGGCGGATTTGCCTCTGCTTGCCCAAGTGAATTTGGGCGGCAAGGTTCGTTTTCGCTCCGTCTCGCTGAAGGAAGCGCAGCAGCATGCCGTGATCGGCGAACGGAAGGTCAGGACGCTTCGTCACGGGCTCGTTTTGCAGTCGGTAAACTAG
- a CDS encoding LamB/YcsF family protein encodes MTYVDLNSDMGESYGAYTLGKDADLLKYVTSANIACGYHAGDPATMRKTVQLALENKVAIGAHPGLPDLIGFGRREMAISAKEAYDMAVYQIGALSGFVRSEGGRMNHVKAHGALYNMAATNQALAEALAEAVYKVDPELIMFGLSGSELIRAGEKIGLRTASEVFADRTYQSDGTLTNRRLPDAMITDDDAAVAQVIRMVKEGMVKTRQETDVAIKADTICIHGDGPHALEFAAKIKSALTSAGIDVLAPVYK; translated from the coding sequence TTGACATACGTCGATTTGAACAGTGATATGGGGGAAAGCTACGGCGCATACACGCTTGGGAAGGATGCCGATCTTTTAAAATACGTCACGTCCGCGAACATTGCCTGCGGCTATCATGCCGGGGATCCGGCGACGATGAGAAAGACGGTGCAGCTTGCGCTGGAGAACAAGGTGGCGATCGGGGCGCATCCGGGGCTGCCCGATTTGATCGGGTTCGGACGCCGTGAAATGGCGATCTCGGCAAAGGAAGCCTATGACATGGCCGTTTACCAAATCGGAGCATTGTCCGGATTCGTACGATCCGAAGGCGGCAGGATGAACCACGTGAAAGCTCACGGAGCGCTCTACAATATGGCGGCGACGAACCAAGCGCTGGCCGAGGCGCTCGCGGAGGCGGTTTACAAGGTGGATCCGGAGCTGATCATGTTCGGGCTTTCGGGCAGCGAGCTGATCCGTGCCGGCGAGAAAATCGGTCTGCGAACCGCGAGCGAAGTGTTCGCCGACCGCACGTACCAATCCGACGGAACGCTGACGAACCGGCGGCTGCCGGACGCGATGATTACGGACGACGATGCGGCGGTTGCCCAAGTCATCCGGATGGTTAAGGAAGGGATGGTCAAAACCCGCCAGGAGACGGATGTCGCGATTAAAGCCGATACGATCTGCATTCACGGGGACGGCCCGCATGCGCTTGAGTTCGCCGCGAAAATCAAATCGGCGCTCACCTCGGCGGGCATCGACGTCCTGGCCCCAGTTTACAAGTAA
- a CDS encoding ABC transporter permease has translation MKQAQATKREAVSDPEVALVKPVSGSDGPDRARPKRTSGNWSVWGGRIAVGVVLLGIWQLLSGTVINEFWFSKPSLIAGRIIEIALTGELWRHLGTTLEECLAGMAIGMVAGTLLGIAAAFGGIVDKWLHPYVMAIYSLPRVALAPLFIVWFGIGFSSKVIMVVAMVLFVAFYNSYEGIKNIDHSLLDMMKTYKANRTQVMRWVILPSITVWIFTSLRLNIGMALIGSVIAEMVGANKGLGYYITYSSSLLDTTGIYTGLVLIMLIALVLEQIIVQFERRLLRYR, from the coding sequence ATGAAACAGGCACAAGCAACAAAGCGGGAGGCCGTCTCTGACCCGGAGGTTGCCCTCGTCAAACCTGTATCCGGATCGGATGGTCCGGATCGCGCAAGACCGAAACGGACGTCCGGCAATTGGTCGGTATGGGGCGGCAGAATCGCCGTCGGCGTCGTCCTGCTGGGCATCTGGCAGCTGCTGTCCGGAACGGTCATTAATGAATTTTGGTTCAGCAAGCCATCCCTGATCGCAGGCCGCATCATCGAAATCGCATTGACCGGAGAGCTTTGGCGCCATTTAGGAACTACGTTGGAGGAATGCCTGGCGGGCATGGCGATCGGCATGGTTGCCGGAACTCTGCTCGGCATCGCCGCGGCTTTCGGGGGCATTGTCGACAAATGGCTTCATCCTTACGTGATGGCGATTTACAGTCTGCCACGCGTTGCGTTGGCTCCGCTCTTTATCGTTTGGTTCGGGATCGGCTTTTCCTCCAAGGTCATCATGGTCGTGGCGATGGTTCTGTTCGTGGCGTTTTACAACTCCTATGAAGGGATCAAAAACATCGACCACAGCCTGCTCGATATGATGAAGACGTACAAAGCGAACCGGACGCAGGTCATGCGGTGGGTCATTCTCCCGTCGATCACGGTCTGGATTTTCACCAGCCTGCGGCTGAACATCGGCATGGCGCTGATCGGTTCGGTTATTGCGGAAATGGTCGGCGCAAACAAAGGCCTCGGCTATTACATTACTTACTCGTCCAGCCTGCTGGATACGACCGGTATTTATACCGGACTCGTGCTCATCATGCTGATCGCGCTCGTGCTTGAGCAAATCATCGTGCAATTCGAGCGGCGGCTGCTTCGGTATCGTTGA
- a CDS encoding FAD-binding protein, translating to METWNRTADVLVIGSGAAGLMAAKAAADAGAKVLIADKNLIGRGGATILAQMTVAVALGEAEEDNPDIHFEDTMEGSRGLADPDIVRAIVDRGPELILETESYGVKWARTPEGKRSQVVSPGHSRKRCVYVDILNTGGATSAGLRKAIWKHENIEKVKNVMITKLAVEDGRVVGAVGFALEGLQPVCISASSVILATGGLTELYARNSASANMTGDGFLLAAEAGAELRDMEMVQFFPIAHLFPPLVGIDPIMWDPFRYKLGGRLLNGLHEEFMHHYNKEVSGKYTATRDQTSFAIFKEVEAGRGTPHGGAYLDFRQVPESKLKEAFGPVIDLLLSQNVDLTKDMVEVAPMAHFMLGGVRVDASMRTSVPGLYACGELIYGMHGANRLSGNAITEALVTGRIAGETAAASGLEHAAPEKVSRVLDEEWGRLQRLWHPREVTRDDGSLLAFKREIQRIMWEGAGPLRTEEGLVKAREELRAHAARLGDIALGRHTGYALSLAEKVEAEVMLRLGEAIIAGALTRRETRGAHVRLDYEQQNEQAVSSSFTLDDQRQWRMEELPIAKSSQ from the coding sequence ATGGAGACTTGGAATCGAACGGCGGACGTGCTGGTAATCGGCTCCGGAGCGGCCGGACTGATGGCGGCCAAGGCGGCGGCGGACGCCGGCGCCAAGGTGTTGATCGCCGATAAAAACCTGATCGGCCGCGGCGGCGCCACGATTTTGGCGCAGATGACGGTCGCGGTCGCGCTCGGGGAAGCGGAGGAAGACAATCCGGATATTCATTTTGAGGATACGATGGAAGGAAGCCGCGGACTTGCCGATCCGGACATCGTCCGGGCGATCGTAGACCGCGGGCCGGAGCTTATTCTCGAGACCGAATCGTACGGCGTGAAGTGGGCGCGGACCCCTGAAGGAAAGCGGTCGCAGGTCGTCTCGCCGGGCCATTCCCGGAAACGCTGCGTTTACGTCGATATTTTGAATACCGGAGGCGCGACCTCGGCCGGCCTCAGGAAAGCGATTTGGAAGCATGAAAATATCGAAAAAGTGAAAAACGTGATGATCACGAAGCTGGCGGTGGAGGACGGACGGGTCGTCGGCGCGGTCGGCTTCGCACTGGAAGGGCTGCAGCCCGTCTGCATTTCGGCCAGCTCCGTCATTCTGGCGACCGGCGGCCTGACCGAGCTCTATGCGCGCAACAGCGCCTCCGCGAACATGACGGGGGACGGCTTCCTGCTGGCTGCCGAAGCGGGCGCGGAGCTGCGCGATATGGAAATGGTGCAGTTTTTTCCGATTGCGCACCTGTTCCCTCCGCTCGTCGGCATCGATCCGATCATGTGGGACCCGTTTCGTTACAAGCTGGGCGGACGCCTGCTCAACGGACTTCATGAAGAGTTTATGCATCATTACAACAAAGAGGTCTCCGGTAAATATACGGCGACACGCGACCAGACCTCCTTCGCCATTTTCAAGGAAGTGGAGGCCGGCAGAGGCACGCCTCACGGCGGCGCTTATCTGGACTTCCGCCAAGTACCGGAATCCAAGCTGAAGGAAGCGTTCGGTCCAGTCATCGACCTGCTGTTATCGCAAAACGTCGACTTGACGAAAGATATGGTCGAAGTCGCCCCGATGGCGCATTTCATGCTCGGCGGCGTCCGCGTGGATGCGAGCATGCGGACGAGCGTTCCCGGCTTGTACGCTTGCGGGGAGCTCATTTACGGCATGCACGGCGCCAACCGGCTGTCCGGCAACGCCATCACCGAAGCGCTGGTCACGGGACGGATCGCCGGCGAGACGGCTGCGGCAAGCGGGCTGGAACACGCCGCCCCCGAGAAAGTATCCCGGGTGCTGGATGAGGAATGGGGCCGCCTGCAGCGGCTTTGGCATCCGCGCGAGGTCACCCGGGACGACGGGTCGCTGCTCGCCTTCAAGCGGGAAATCCAGCGGATCATGTGGGAAGGCGCAGGCCCGCTCCGGACGGAGGAAGGGCTCGTCAAAGCGCGGGAAGAGCTTCGGGCTCACGCGGCCCGGCTCGGCGACATTGCACTGGGACGGCATACCGGCTACGCGCTGTCGCTGGCGGAGAAGGTCGAGGCGGAGGTTATGTTGAGGCTGGGCGAGGCGATTATCGCCGGAGCGCTTACGAGGCGGGAAACGCGCGGCGCGCATGTCCGGCTCGATTACGAACAGCAGAACGAGCAAGCGGTTAGCTCCAGCTTTACGCTGGACGATCAGCGGCAGTGGCGGATGGAGGAACTCCCCATCGCCAAGTCGAGTCAATAG
- a CDS encoding UbiX family flavin prenyltransferase — protein sequence MKIVVGISGSTGAIYGIRLLEWLRKLEVETHLIVSGWAEKTIAIETDYTIDQVKSLATKVYSAGNQAALISSGSFVTDGMVIIPCSMKTLAAVSHGYADQLIARAADVILKERRRLVLVPRESPLNEIHLENMLRLARMGASIVPPMPAFYNKPKSVQDIVDHTVARVLDQLGIDNSVSKRWLQHE from the coding sequence ATGAAAATCGTAGTAGGCATTTCCGGCTCAACTGGCGCAATCTACGGAATCCGGTTGTTGGAATGGCTTCGGAAGCTGGAGGTCGAAACGCATCTGATCGTCAGCGGCTGGGCCGAGAAAACGATCGCAATCGAAACGGACTACACGATCGATCAGGTGAAAAGCCTCGCAACGAAGGTTTATTCGGCGGGAAATCAAGCTGCCCTGATCTCGAGCGGATCCTTCGTCACGGACGGGATGGTCATCATACCGTGCAGCATGAAAACGCTGGCGGCGGTCAGCCACGGGTACGCCGACCAGCTGATCGCAAGGGCGGCGGACGTCATTCTGAAGGAAAGGCGCAGGCTCGTTCTCGTTCCGCGGGAATCGCCGCTGAACGAGATTCATCTGGAAAATATGCTTCGCCTGGCGAGAATGGGAGCATCGATCGTCCCGCCGATGCCTGCCTTTTATAACAAGCCTAAGAGCGTTCAGGACATCGTGGACCATACGGTTGCGAGGGTGCTGGACCAATTGGGTATCGACAATTCGGTTTCGAAGCGGTGGTTGCAGCATGAATAA
- a CDS encoding 2Fe-2S iron-sulfur cluster-binding protein, which translates to MSSATTLQITRGDAESGAKVEQYEVPYYDGMSLLDAIFWLREHVDPSLSVRYSCRSANACKECAAVVNGKAGYLCSIRAVPGGSARIEPLPALPWVKDIVTKME; encoded by the coding sequence ATGTCGTCGGCCACAACCTTGCAGATTACTCGAGGCGACGCGGAGAGCGGAGCCAAAGTCGAACAATACGAAGTGCCTTATTACGACGGAATGAGCTTGCTGGACGCGATCTTTTGGCTCCGGGAGCATGTGGACCCGTCGCTGTCCGTCCGGTATTCGTGCCGTTCCGCCAATGCGTGCAAAGAATGCGCGGCGGTCGTGAACGGGAAGGCGGGTTATTTGTGCAGCATTCGCGCGGTACCCGGCGGAAGTGCGCGGATCGAACCGCTCCCGGCGCTGCCGTGGGTGAAGGATATCGTCACAAAAATGGAGTAG
- a CDS encoding ABC transporter substrate-binding protein, producing the protein MVSRKMSWTAMMVVMIALLISACGKGADSGQTPAAGNGDTQTNQPSGSDTTAKPVHIKVGLVCGGMTPLLEQIGVNDGSFAKAGLEIENVCFTAGADAVQALVGGSLDINLGSFEHVLKQQKNGLGVKAYGDIYNGVGYSLVVKSDATYKSVADLKGKTLAVTKVGSLSDTGLRLGLKDEGLDPNKDVTIIGAGSGASMLAAIQSGNVAGGMVSEPTTSQMLADGKFRILYDPAYEFAGITVMAKTDWVDKNKEAMQTFLKVLKEVNDRTQADPGSAVEPMKKDFPKISDDVLKTAITNQLKKVPQGLEISQASVDKVTQSQIEIKAIDKGLPFDQTVDLSLLTK; encoded by the coding sequence ATGGTTTCGAGAAAAATGAGTTGGACCGCCATGATGGTGGTCATGATCGCACTGCTGATTTCGGCCTGCGGCAAAGGCGCGGATTCGGGTCAAACGCCTGCCGCGGGTAACGGCGATACGCAGACCAATCAGCCGTCCGGCTCGGATACGACGGCCAAGCCGGTTCATATCAAGGTCGGCCTCGTATGCGGAGGGATGACCCCGCTGCTGGAGCAGATCGGCGTCAATGACGGCTCGTTCGCCAAAGCGGGCCTCGAAATCGAGAACGTCTGCTTCACCGCCGGAGCGGACGCCGTTCAGGCGCTCGTCGGCGGCAGTCTGGACATTAACCTCGGTTCCTTCGAGCACGTGCTGAAGCAGCAGAAGAACGGCCTCGGCGTCAAAGCTTACGGCGATATTTACAACGGCGTCGGCTACTCGCTCGTCGTGAAAAGCGATGCGACCTACAAGTCGGTCGCGGATCTGAAAGGCAAGACGCTTGCCGTAACGAAGGTCGGCAGCTTGTCCGACACGGGGCTCCGTCTCGGGCTCAAGGACGAAGGACTCGATCCGAACAAGGACGTGACCATCATCGGTGCGGGCAGCGGCGCGAGCATGCTGGCTGCGATTCAAAGCGGCAATGTGGCCGGCGGCATGGTATCCGAGCCGACGACGTCGCAGATGCTCGCGGACGGCAAATTCCGCATTCTGTATGATCCGGCATACGAATTCGCCGGTATTACGGTCATGGCGAAAACGGACTGGGTCGACAAAAACAAAGAAGCCATGCAAACCTTCCTGAAAGTGCTGAAAGAAGTCAACGACCGGACGCAGGCGGATCCGGGAAGCGCCGTCGAGCCGATGAAAAAGGATTTCCCGAAAATTTCGGACGACGTGCTTAAAACCGCCATCACGAACCAATTGAAAAAAGTGCCTCAAGGACTCGAGATTTCGCAGGCGAGCGTGGATAAAGTGACGCAATCGCAGATCGAAATCAAAGCGATCGACAAAGGGCTGCCGTTCGACCAGACCGTCGACCTTAGCTTGTTAACCAAATAA
- the pxpB gene encoding 5-oxoprolinase subunit PxpB — translation MNNSSPYQPDDLRTFEIVPLGDSALSVVFGDRIGPETHKRVRQLALYLERQPFHGMIEFVPAFTSVAVYYDVMALLDKHANVAEPRHRQFPFQIAAALMDKIVRQLGSLPVQQAKTVEIPVCYGGEFGPDLETVAEQNGLTPQEVIDIHSGADYLVYMLGFAPGFAYLGGMSERIAAPRRQTPRLAIPAGTVGIAGKQTGVYPIETPGGWQLIGRTPMELFLPKSWPPALLEAGNVVRFYPISRSEFDGWEESRT, via the coding sequence ATGAATAATTCAAGTCCATATCAGCCGGACGATTTACGCACGTTCGAGATCGTTCCGCTCGGCGATTCGGCGCTTTCCGTCGTCTTCGGCGACCGGATCGGTCCGGAAACCCATAAGCGGGTCCGGCAGCTGGCGCTCTATCTGGAGCGCCAGCCGTTCCATGGCATGATCGAATTTGTGCCGGCGTTTACGTCGGTGGCGGTTTATTACGACGTGATGGCGCTGCTGGACAAGCATGCGAACGTCGCTGAGCCGCGGCACCGGCAGTTTCCGTTTCAAATCGCCGCCGCGCTGATGGACAAGATCGTGCGTCAGCTCGGTTCACTGCCGGTGCAGCAGGCGAAAACGGTCGAAATCCCGGTCTGTTACGGCGGCGAATTTGGCCCTGATTTGGAAACGGTAGCCGAACAAAACGGGCTGACGCCGCAAGAGGTCATCGACATTCATAGCGGCGCCGATTATCTCGTTTATATGCTCGGCTTCGCGCCCGGTTTTGCTTACCTGGGCGGTATGTCCGAACGGATCGCCGCCCCCCGGCGGCAAACGCCGCGGCTTGCGATTCCGGCGGGCACCGTCGGAATCGCGGGCAAGCAAACCGGCGTGTATCCGATCGAGACGCCCGGCGGGTGGCAGCTGATCGGCCGGACGCCGATGGAGCTCTTCCTGCCGAAATCGTGGCCGCCGGCTTTGCTGGAAGCCGGAAACGTCGTCCGGTTTTACCCGATTTCCCGCAGCGAGTTCGACGGATGGGAGGAATCCCGAACATGA